One window from the genome of Bradyrhizobium xenonodulans encodes:
- a CDS encoding carboxyl transferase domain-containing protein: MPLHSSIDTSSSDFARNSDAMRTLVADLREKLAQVAGGGGEVSRNRHTARGKMLARERVDLLVDPGTSFLELSPLAAYGLYGGDVHSASVVTGVGRISGRECMIVANDATIKGGTYYPMTVKKHLRAQDVARQNNLPCVYMVDSGGAFLPLQDEIFPDERHFGRIFYNQAQMSSQGIPQIAIVMGSCTAGGAYVPAMSDESIIVRNQGTIFLGGPPLVKAATGEVVSAEELGGADVHSRQSGVTDHYAQNDAHAIGIARRVIGTLKPSARPNLNMHPPRDPLFAAEEIYGVVPVDGRKPFDVRDIIARVVDGSEFDEFKKLYGTTLVCGFAHIWGYPVGIIANNGILFSESSLKGAHFIELCCQRGIPLVFLQNITGFMVGKKYEAGGIARDGAKLVTAVATASVPKFTVVIGGSYGAGNYGMCGRAYSPRFLWMWPNARISVMGGEQASMVLSQVRRDNIEAKGDSWSKEEEDKFRKPIRDQYESQGHPYYATARLWDDGVIDPADTRLVLGLGLSAASNAPIEPTKFGLFRM; the protein is encoded by the coding sequence ATGCCGCTCCATTCCAGCATCGATACGTCTTCATCGGACTTTGCGCGCAATTCGGACGCCATGCGCACCCTCGTCGCCGATCTGCGCGAAAAGCTCGCCCAGGTCGCCGGCGGCGGCGGCGAGGTCTCGCGCAACCGCCACACCGCGCGCGGCAAGATGCTGGCGCGCGAGCGCGTCGACCTGCTGGTCGATCCCGGCACCTCGTTCCTGGAGCTGTCGCCGCTTGCGGCCTATGGCCTGTATGGCGGCGATGTGCATTCGGCGAGCGTCGTGACGGGGGTGGGGCGCATCTCGGGCCGCGAATGCATGATCGTCGCCAATGACGCCACCATCAAGGGCGGCACCTATTATCCCATGACCGTGAAGAAGCATCTGCGCGCGCAGGACGTGGCGCGGCAGAACAATCTTCCCTGCGTCTACATGGTCGATTCCGGCGGCGCGTTCCTGCCGCTGCAGGACGAGATCTTTCCGGACGAGCGGCATTTCGGCCGCATCTTCTACAACCAGGCGCAGATGTCGTCGCAGGGCATCCCGCAGATCGCGATCGTGATGGGATCTTGCACCGCCGGCGGCGCCTACGTCCCCGCGATGTCGGACGAGAGCATCATCGTGCGCAATCAAGGCACCATCTTCCTCGGCGGTCCGCCGCTGGTGAAGGCAGCGACCGGCGAGGTTGTCAGCGCAGAAGAACTCGGCGGCGCCGATGTGCATTCGCGGCAGTCGGGCGTGACCGATCACTACGCCCAGAACGATGCGCACGCGATCGGCATCGCCCGGCGTGTCATCGGTACACTGAAGCCGTCGGCACGGCCGAACCTCAACATGCATCCGCCGCGCGATCCGCTGTTTGCGGCGGAGGAGATTTATGGCGTGGTGCCGGTCGACGGCCGCAAGCCCTTTGACGTCCGCGACATCATCGCGCGCGTGGTGGACGGCTCGGAGTTCGACGAGTTCAAGAAGCTTTATGGCACGACGCTGGTGTGCGGCTTCGCCCATATCTGGGGCTATCCGGTCGGCATCATCGCCAATAACGGCATTCTCTTCAGCGAGAGCTCGCTGAAGGGCGCGCATTTCATCGAGCTGTGCTGCCAGCGCGGCATTCCGCTGGTGTTCCTGCAAAACATCACCGGCTTCATGGTCGGCAAGAAGTACGAGGCCGGCGGCATCGCGCGCGACGGTGCAAAATTGGTGACGGCGGTTGCGACCGCCTCGGTGCCAAAATTCACCGTCGTGATCGGCGGCTCCTACGGCGCCGGCAATTACGGCATGTGCGGCCGCGCCTATTCGCCGCGCTTCCTCTGGATGTGGCCGAACGCGCGCATCTCGGTGATGGGCGGCGAGCAGGCCTCGATGGTGCTGAGCCAGGTCCGCCGCGACAATATCGAAGCCAAGGGCGACAGCTGGTCGAAGGAGGAAGAAGACAAGTTCCGCAAGCCGATCCGCGACCAATATGAAAGCCAGGGGCATCCCTACTACGCGACCGCGCGCCTGTGGGACGACGGCGTGATCGACCCGGCCGACACGCGCCTCGTGCTCGGGCTCGGCCTCTCGGCGGCGTCGAATGCGCCGATCGAGCCGACGAAATTCGGCCTGTTCAGGATGTGA
- a CDS encoding dihydrodipicolinate synthase family protein — MPRRVSWEGVFPAVTTQFNDDLSLNIDATAKVMDGLIRDGVSGLIVCGSVGENTSLERKEKVAIMETAKSVAAGRVPVLCGIAEFTTAFAVETAKEAARVGIDGVMVMPALVYSSKPHETAAHFRAVASATDLPVMLYNNPPIYKNDVTPDILASLADVETVVCFKDSSGDTRRFIDTRNMVGDRFVLFAGLDDVIVESVAMGAVGWVSGMSNAFPREGETLFRLAKAGRLAEAMPIYEWFMPLLHLDARPDLVQCIKLCEHIMGRGTALTRPPRLALLPQEKAEVEAMMAKALKNRPHLPDVGLKAA, encoded by the coding sequence ATGCCCCGCCGCGTTTCCTGGGAAGGCGTCTTCCCGGCCGTCACCACGCAATTCAACGACGATCTCTCGCTCAATATCGATGCGACCGCCAAGGTGATGGACGGATTGATCCGCGACGGCGTCTCCGGCCTGATCGTCTGCGGCTCGGTCGGCGAGAACACCTCGCTGGAGCGCAAGGAGAAGGTCGCGATCATGGAGACGGCCAAGTCCGTCGCCGCGGGCCGCGTGCCCGTGCTGTGCGGCATCGCCGAGTTCACCACGGCCTTCGCGGTCGAGACCGCCAAGGAAGCCGCCCGCGTCGGCATCGACGGCGTGATGGTGATGCCGGCTTTGGTCTATTCGTCCAAGCCGCACGAGACCGCCGCGCATTTCCGCGCCGTCGCCAGCGCGACCGATTTGCCGGTGATGCTCTACAACAATCCGCCGATCTACAAGAACGACGTCACGCCGGATATCCTGGCCTCGCTCGCCGACGTCGAGACCGTGGTCTGCTTCAAGGATTCCTCCGGCGACACGCGGCGTTTCATCGACACCCGCAACATGGTCGGCGACCGCTTCGTGCTGTTCGCAGGCCTCGACGACGTCATCGTCGAGAGCGTCGCCATGGGCGCCGTGGGCTGGGTCTCCGGCATGTCGAACGCCTTCCCGCGCGAGGGCGAGACGCTGTTTCGCCTCGCCAAGGCCGGCCGCTTGGCCGAGGCGATGCCGATCTACGAATGGTTCATGCCGCTCTTGCATCTCGACGCCCGCCCGGACCTCGTCCAGTGCATCAAGCTGTGCGAGCACATCATGGGCCGCGGCACCGCGCTGACGCGCCCGCCGCGCCTGGCGCTGCTGCCGCAGGAGAAGGCCGAGGTCGAGGCCATGATGGCCAAGGCGCTCAAGAACCGGCCGCACCTGCCGGATGTCGGGCTGAAGGCGGCCTGA
- a CDS encoding acetyl/propionyl/methylcrotonyl-CoA carboxylase subunit alpha produces MDRSKLYRRFRTLLIANRGEIACRVIRTARAMGLRTVAVYSEADRDAMHVALADEAVLLGPARARDSYLNVERLIEAAKKTGAEAVHPGYGFLSENAEFAQACYDAGLVFVGPTADMMNAMGSKSGSKALMEKAGVPLVPGYHGNAQDDATLAKAAEKVGFPILVKASAGGGGRGMRIVRSAAELAPAIVSAKREAKAAFGDDRMLIEKYVDNPRHIEVQIVGDSHGNLLSLFERECTLQRRHQKVIEEAPSPTLNPAQRETVCAAARKAAGAVNYVGAGTIEFVSDGKDVFFIEMNTRLQVEHPVTELITGIDLVEWQLRVAFGEALPMKQDEIKLNGHAVEARVYAENPTKNFMPSVGRISTWRLPSETGGLRIDAGYRKGDSVSPYYDAMLAKMIAWAPTRDVAIERLNRGLEESDVRGIVTNIPFLSALMTHPKVRTNAIDTGFIERELAVLTQAAPAPGELELCAAVAAVINDERQAAQAEAASPWQTFGWQPVGRRQRSFALRVGHGPEQKVTLNYGSGPSTLVIGDRELAFAIAPRDGGFDLTLDGVKSTVAAVITGHELYLRTRNGRFDLHWVDPFGGESEEQTGADKIAAPLPGTVVAVLAEEGAKLEKGAPILTLEVMKMEQTLRAPYAGVLKSVKCKVGDIVQEGVELAVVEPSEE; encoded by the coding sequence ATGGACCGCTCAAAGCTCTACCGCCGTTTTCGCACGCTCCTGATCGCCAACCGCGGCGAGATCGCCTGCCGCGTCATCCGCACCGCCCGCGCCATGGGCCTGCGCACGGTCGCGGTCTATTCCGAAGCCGACCGCGACGCGATGCATGTCGCACTCGCGGACGAGGCTGTGCTGCTCGGGCCGGCGCGCGCCCGCGACAGCTATCTCAATGTCGAGCGACTGATCGAGGCCGCGAAGAAGACCGGCGCGGAAGCCGTGCATCCCGGCTACGGCTTCCTGTCGGAGAATGCCGAGTTCGCGCAGGCCTGTTACGACGCAGGCCTCGTCTTCGTCGGCCCGACCGCTGACATGATGAATGCGATGGGCTCGAAGTCCGGCTCGAAAGCGCTGATGGAAAAGGCCGGCGTGCCGCTGGTGCCCGGCTATCACGGCAATGCGCAGGACGATGCAACGCTGGCGAAGGCGGCCGAGAAGGTCGGTTTCCCAATCCTGGTGAAGGCTTCGGCCGGCGGCGGCGGCCGCGGCATGCGCATCGTGCGCTCGGCGGCCGAGCTGGCTCCCGCGATCGTCAGCGCCAAGCGCGAGGCCAAGGCCGCGTTCGGCGACGACCGCATGCTGATCGAAAAATATGTCGACAATCCCCGGCACATCGAAGTGCAGATCGTCGGCGACAGCCACGGCAATCTGCTGTCGCTGTTCGAGCGCGAATGCACCTTGCAGCGCCGGCACCAGAAGGTGATCGAGGAAGCGCCGTCGCCGACGCTTAATCCTGCCCAACGCGAGACGGTCTGCGCCGCCGCGCGCAAGGCGGCCGGTGCGGTGAACTATGTCGGCGCCGGCACGATCGAGTTCGTCTCCGACGGCAAGGACGTGTTCTTCATCGAGATGAACACGCGTCTCCAGGTCGAGCATCCCGTGACCGAGCTGATCACCGGCATCGATCTGGTCGAATGGCAGTTGCGCGTCGCCTTCGGCGAGGCGCTGCCGATGAAGCAGGACGAGATCAAACTCAACGGCCACGCGGTCGAGGCGCGCGTCTATGCCGAGAACCCGACCAAGAACTTCATGCCGTCGGTCGGCAGGATCTCGACCTGGCGGCTGCCTTCCGAGACCGGCGGCCTGCGCATCGATGCCGGCTACCGTAAGGGCGATAGCGTCTCGCCGTACTACGACGCGATGCTTGCCAAGATGATCGCATGGGCGCCGACGCGGGATGTCGCGATCGAGCGGCTGAATCGCGGGCTGGAGGAGTCCGACGTCCGCGGCATCGTCACCAACATCCCGTTCCTCTCCGCGCTGATGACGCATCCGAAGGTGCGGACCAATGCGATCGACACCGGCTTCATCGAGCGCGAGCTGGCGGTGCTGACGCAGGCCGCGCCGGCGCCGGGCGAGCTCGAGCTGTGCGCGGCGGTCGCCGCTGTTATCAACGACGAGCGGCAGGCTGCGCAAGCCGAGGCGGCTTCGCCCTGGCAGACCTTCGGCTGGCAGCCGGTCGGCCGCCGCCAGCGCAGCTTTGCGCTTCGCGTCGGCCATGGGCCGGAGCAGAAGGTCACGCTGAACTATGGCAGCGGGCCATCGACGCTTGTCATCGGCGATCGCGAGCTGGCGTTTGCGATTGCACCAAGGGATGGCGGCTTCGATCTGACGCTGGATGGCGTCAAATCGACTGTTGCGGCCGTCATCACCGGCCACGAGCTTTACCTGCGCACCCGGAACGGCCGCTTCGATCTGCATTGGGTCGATCCGTTCGGGGGCGAGAGCGAGGAGCAGACCGGGGCGGACAAGATCGCAGCACCCCTGCCGGGCACGGTTGTTGCTGTGCTCGCCGAGGAAGGAGCAAAACTCGAGAAGGGCGCACCGATCCTTACCCTGGAAGTCATGAAGATGGAGCAGACGCTGCGCGCGCCTTATGCCGGCGTGCTGAAGTCCGTCAAGTGCAAGGTCGGCGACATCGTGCAGGAAGGCGTCGAGCTCGCCGTGGTCGAGCCTTCGGAAGAATGA
- a CDS encoding TRAP transporter substrate-binding protein, which yields MPLTRRRFLAASAAASVFAPSLALAQAKEFRLGLITPNGHSWNKAALKFGDDLKAATNGRLTLTVFHSGQLGNEPAMMQQLQSGALDMGFIQAAELGSRVPHIAAINAPYIVRSTPAVAKFVRHPAAVKLFEVLPQETGTIGLGWGITGMRAVFSSKDLNSLADIKGMKLRINPTPVYRDFYSSLGAAPTPIPTPQVFDAMANGQVDGLEADLEFSWNQRFDKVSKVILQMNAVFMPMAAVVSGRVWQTLSAADRELITKTIKTTLDAQIDELASNEPALIENFKNAPIPIRQVPAGDTEAVIAEFDKIWLPKAPVLAELRKVGATL from the coding sequence ATGCCGCTTACACGCCGCCGCTTTCTCGCCGCCAGTGCCGCCGCATCGGTGTTTGCGCCGTCGCTTGCGCTCGCCCAGGCCAAGGAATTCCGCCTCGGCCTGATCACGCCCAACGGCCATTCCTGGAACAAGGCCGCGCTCAAGTTCGGCGACGATCTCAAGGCCGCCACCAACGGCCGCCTGACGCTGACCGTGTTCCACTCGGGCCAGCTCGGCAACGAGCCCGCGATGATGCAGCAGCTCCAGTCTGGTGCGCTCGACATGGGCTTCATCCAGGCCGCCGAGCTCGGCTCGCGCGTGCCGCACATCGCTGCGATCAACGCACCCTACATCGTCCGCTCGACGCCGGCGGTGGCGAAATTCGTGCGGCATCCGGCGGCGGTCAAGCTGTTCGAGGTGCTGCCGCAGGAGACCGGCACCATCGGGCTCGGCTGGGGCATCACCGGCATGCGCGCGGTGTTCTCCTCGAAGGACCTGAATTCGCTCGCCGACATCAAGGGCATGAAGCTGCGCATCAATCCGACACCGGTCTATCGCGACTTCTATTCCTCGCTGGGCGCAGCACCGACGCCGATCCCGACGCCGCAAGTGTTCGACGCGATGGCCAACGGCCAGGTCGACGGGCTCGAGGCCGATCTCGAATTCTCCTGGAACCAGCGCTTCGACAAGGTGTCGAAGGTGATCCTCCAGATGAACGCCGTCTTCATGCCGATGGCCGCGGTCGTCTCGGGCCGGGTCTGGCAGACGCTGTCGGCCGCCGACCGCGAGCTGATCACCAAGACAATCAAGACGACGCTCGACGCGCAGATCGACGAGCTGGCCTCCAACGAGCCGGCGCTGATCGAGAACTTCAAGAACGCGCCGATCCCGATCCGCCAGGTCCCGGCCGGCGACACCGAGGCCGTCATCGCCGAGTTCGACAAGATCTGGCTGCCCAAGGCGCCTGTTCTCGCCGAGCTGCGCAAGGTCGGCGCGACGCTCTGA
- a CDS encoding hydroxymethylglutaryl-CoA lyase → MSDPVRIIEMGPRDGLQNEKTPVSVEARIAFIEALVAAGLDTVEVGAFVSPKAIPQMASSDAVLRGVNHVKDAEFHVLVPNEKGYDAARAAGAKVVSVFAAASEGFSRANINCTVAESIERFKPVLARAKTDGVKVRGYISCVLGCPFDGEIKPKAVADLASTLWELGCYEVSLGDTIGVGTPAKAKEMLRAVAANIPAAKLAMHFHDTYGQALANLYAGLEEGVRIIDAAAGGLGGCPYAPGATGNVATEDVVYMLEGMGISIGVDMDKLLAATNEMSGVLGKPPVSRVASALNAKKKRAAS, encoded by the coding sequence ATGAGCGACCCCGTCCGCATCATCGAGATGGGGCCGCGCGACGGCCTCCAGAACGAGAAAACGCCGGTCAGCGTCGAGGCCCGCATTGCTTTCATCGAGGCGCTGGTCGCGGCCGGCCTCGATACGGTCGAGGTCGGCGCCTTCGTCTCGCCCAAGGCGATCCCGCAAATGGCCAGCTCGGATGCCGTCCTGCGCGGCGTGAACCACGTGAAGGATGCCGAATTCCACGTGCTGGTGCCGAACGAGAAGGGCTACGACGCTGCACGCGCCGCCGGCGCGAAGGTCGTCTCCGTGTTCGCCGCGGCCTCCGAGGGCTTCTCCCGCGCCAACATCAACTGCACGGTTGCGGAGTCCATCGAGCGCTTCAAGCCGGTGCTGGCGCGCGCCAAGACCGATGGTGTGAAGGTACGCGGCTATATCTCCTGTGTCCTCGGCTGCCCCTTCGACGGCGAGATCAAGCCGAAGGCGGTCGCCGATCTCGCGAGCACGCTGTGGGAGCTCGGCTGCTACGAGGTCTCGCTCGGCGACACCATCGGCGTCGGCACGCCTGCCAAGGCGAAGGAGATGCTGCGCGCGGTTGCTGCCAACATTCCCGCGGCCAAGCTCGCGATGCATTTCCACGACACCTACGGCCAGGCGCTCGCCAATCTCTATGCCGGCCTGGAGGAAGGCGTCCGTATCATCGACGCCGCCGCCGGCGGTCTCGGCGGTTGTCCCTACGCACCCGGCGCGACCGGCAACGTCGCCACTGAAGATGTCGTCTACATGCTCGAAGGCATGGGCATCAGCATCGGCGTCGACATGGACAAGCTGCTCGCGGCCACCAACGAGATGAGCGGCGTGCTCGGCAAGCCGCCGGTGAGCCGGGTTGCGTCCGCGCTGAACGCGAAGAAGAAGCGGGCTGCTTCGTAG